One genomic region from Magallana gigas chromosome 3, xbMagGiga1.1, whole genome shotgun sequence encodes:
- the LOC105339425 gene encoding iroquois-class homeodomain protein IRX-6, translating to MSISQVVPFPIPTGTSTQMTKTPSPTSSRSCCENGRPIMADPHTGQTICSCQYNPALLGYSRLAGLPEGVYGSPAYTAQGLVPFASEGSAFYSPLTSGPYDIKEATEAWRSLAAAQPGACFPYDPTMSVYPYGPGYGGIDLNARRKNATRETTNTLKAWLYEHRKNPYPTKGEKIMLAIITKMTLTQVSTWFANARRRLKKENKMTWSPRNRSEDDADDDLDNDEEDDLLRKNDCIVDKKESSNKIEESSKDCEDRELNEKIISVDEDEDSNLSFEERDTRQRVDSLSSESESLSNKILRREADAPSPNLSIGEDSRCSDLASPRCSSAVTCSPQPIKTDTNSTQNQDNRSKIWSVTQFLNNSSSSDDEKDEEVKKPIVTSSMSSRGSLVPHSASDLYYLTSTASHMMRAGRYGGFGPYPSALSLAHPPLSYPYILSSHAAAKSSLGGSHFPFSGPENLSKSAEKLVRSSSSLFSPARDIDVVRP from the exons ATGTCTATTTCCCAAGTTGTTCCTTTTCCAATTCCTACTGGAACTTCAACACAG atgacCAAGACCCCTAGTCCAACTTCCAGCAGGAGCTGCTGTGAGAATGGTCGGCCCATCATGGCTGACCCTCACACTGGACAGACGATCTGCTCCTGCCAGTACAACCCAGCCCTCCTGGGCTACTCCAGGCTGGCTGGACTTCCCGAGGGCGTCTATGGAAGCCCTGCCTACACTGCCCAAGGATTAGTCCCTTTTGCTTCGGAAGGATCTGCTTTTTATTCTCCTCTT ACCAGTGGTCCCTATGATATTAAGGAAGCTACGGAGGCTTGGAGAAGCCTCGCTGCAGCTCAACCTGGGGCTTGTTTCCCGTACGACCCTACCATGTCAGTCTACCCTTATGGCCCTGG atATGGTGGAATTGACCTAAACGCAAGACGCAAAAATGCCACACGTGAAACCACGAATACATTAAAAGCCTGGTTGTATGAACACCGGAAAAATCCCTACCCCACAAAGGGCGAAAAAATCATGCTGGCTATCATCACCAAAATGACTCTGACACAGGTCTCCACCTGGTTTGCTAACGCCAGAAGAAGACTGAAGAAGGAAAATAAAATGACGTGGTCCCCGCGAAATAGATCTGAGGACGATGCAGACGATGATCTGGACAATGATGAGGAGGACGATTTGTTGCGGAAAAACGACTGTATCGTCGATAAAAAAGAATCCAGCAACAAAATTGAAGAGTCGTCAAAAG actGTGAAGATCGAGAACTAAATGAGAAAATTATCAGCGTGGACGAAGATGAAGATTCTAATCTGAGTTTTGAAGAGAGAGACACGCGACAAAGAGTGGATTCCCTGAGCTCAGAAAGCGAAAGTTTATCGAATAAAATTCTTCGAAGGGAAGCAGATGCGCCTTCTCCAAATCTCAGCATTGGCGAAGATTCAAGATGTAGCGACTTGGCCTCTCCTCGGTGCTCCAGCGCTGTCACGTGTTCACCCCAACCTATTAAAACTGACACAAATTCTACCCAAAATCAGGACAATCGATCCAAAATTTGGTCTGTGACCCAGTTTCTGAATAATTCGTCCTCATCCGATGACGAAAAGGACGAAGAAGTGAAAAaacctattgtgacgtcatcgaTGTCAAGTCGAGGCTCCCTTGTCCCTCATAGTGCTTCGGACTTGTATTACCTTACCTCCACAGCTAGTCACATGATGAGGGCCGGCCGGTACGGCGGGTTTGGCCCTTACCCCAGTGCTTTGTCGTTGGCACATCCGCCATTGTCGTACCCTTACATCCTGTCCTCTCACGCCGCGGCAAAAAGTTCTCTGGGCGGATCTCATTTCCCGTTTTCTGGACCGGAAAACCTGTCCAAAtctgcagaaaaactcgtaaggTCATCTAGTTCTCTATTTTCCCCTGCAAGAGACATTGATGTTGTTCGTCCCTAG